The genomic region GTACTACTGTTTTGCACAATGAACTTGAAACGTTAATTGCTAGCTTTGTTGGGAAGCCTGCTGCTATGGTTTATGGAATGGGATTTGCCACAAATTCAACCAGTATTCCAGCATTGATAGGAAAGGTAAGCTTTTAAGTTTAAACATACGGACTTTCTTGTTTGGTGATAAGTTTGCTTAATAGGTAGCCGTGCTTTAGAAAATACATGCTTAAGAAAAAGTGCACTTTCTATTGCAAGTTAGTGTAGAGTTGAGACTATGCATCCATTTAGCTGATTCATCACTCTCTCAGGGTGGGCTTATTATCAGTGATTCCTTGAATCATTCTTCTATAGTTGCTGGTGCTCGAGCATCTGGGTCAAAAGTTGCTGTTTTTCAGCACAACAGTTTGTACTATACACCTATCCTCAATGTCTTTGCTCactaaaaacctagcaaacagtCCATTTGCTGTTTTTGTATGCAAACATTCGAAAAAGTAAAAACTCATCAATTTTTATGATACTTTCAGCACCTTCACACTTGGAAGATGTGCTTCGAACAGCTATAGCTGAAGGACAGCCCCGGACTCATAGACCTTGGAAAAAAATAATTGTTGTAGTGGAAGGTATCTACAGTATGGAGGGTGAACTTTGTAAGCTTCCAGAGATTGTGGCTGTCTGCAAGAAGTACAAGGTTTGATTGGCTAGTTTACTGTTATTTGTTTACATTGTTTTCCAGAATCCTTTAATAATTCTTCTTAATATGATAAGGTTTCTATTATTAGTTTTCACAAACATCTTGAAGTGCACAACAACCGGTCCTTATATATTCTTGTGGATTAGGCTTACACATATTTGGATGAAGCACACAGTATTGGAGCTGTTGGTAAATCAGGAAGGGGAATTTGTGAGCTCCTAGGGGTGGACCCAGCAAATATTGATATTATGATGGGCACCTTTACAAAATCTTTTGGATCATGTGGAGGCTATATTGCTGGATCCAAGGTTAATAAGATATTTGGAGATCTGAAATGTTAATCCTGAAATTAGATTATCGACTTGACGCTAATAGGGTTGTTTTGATAGTAGTAGTGTTTGTAATTTAACTAGTTATTATGGTGCATACTTATTGGCATTCGCTTTTTTGATTGGCTTACTGTTTTCTCTCCAGGATCTCATTAAGTATCTGAAGTCGGTTAGTCCTGGACACCTCTATGCAACAGCTATGACTCCACCAGGTGTACAACAGGTTATATCAGCATTGAAAGTTATTCTTGGAGAGGATGGTTCTAATCGAGGTGAGAGAACAGGTTATATCAGCATTGAAAGCCATCTGAATTTCATCATAGTATCTTTTTGtagattgttctttttaatttctaTAGGTTGTGAAGAATATACAATTTTGTTGAAGTTGTTGGGTTGTTGCTTTAACATCCTACTTCTCTCTGGTATTAACATCCCCTAAGGCGCTCATGTGCTTTGTGGGTCTCCTTACCATGTGATTATTACCAAAGCAAGTAAGAGAAATGTCATAAAGAGATTATTACTCATGAGAATTGACTGTGAAAGTGAAATTTGCACATAAGTAaaagtatataatatataaattattttttattattactgATTTTTAGTGTGCCTTTTTAACAGGAGCCCAAAAGCTTGCACGCATACGAGAAAATAGCAATTTTTTCCGTGCAGAGTTGCAGAAAATGGGATGTGAAGTTCTTGGAGATCACGACTCACCTGTGATGCCTATAATGCTGTATAATCCATCCAAAATTCCAGCTTTCTCAAGAGAGTGCTTTAAACGCAATGTATGAGTAAATTTTCTATCTGATCATGTAAAAGGTTACAATTTATATACCATTATTTTCTATGGTAAGAAGTTACTAATAAACGTAATTTTAGGCATCAGAATAGGTTTGCAGCTATGATCTATTTTGCGGTAATGGTTTTCAATAAACAAGAACGATTCTCTTTCAAAATTGAAATTAGGTCTGTCTTGTGTGTACAGTGTCTACAGACTAACCTTTTCCAAAATTTCTTTTCAGTATTAGTTCTTTTGCTCCTAAACCAGTAAATTTCTTTGAGACTAAATGCTTTATTTTTTGCATTTAACTACAATAATTCTTTGGTAGCCCATTGAGAGATTAATTGCAAGGGCTTATTAAAAAACAAAATTCCTTCTTGCCTCTATGGTATGTAGTGTTATAGAGTTGTACAGAGATCTTCTACTGACCATCATTATGCATGATGACAAACACACATTCTTGCACATTAATTTTCCAATAATGGGTagcctatatatatgtatatcagcTTAGCTAATGAGAATCTGAATAACTAATCTTTGTCCTAGCTGATATCATCAAAATAGTGAAATACAAAACTATAGAGACCATTATGCCTGCAATCCAGAGAGAATCCACGGTACTATATAAGCGACCGCAAAATTCTGTGCTCACACCTTTTACTCACTTTATTCTGTGAATTCTACTGTGGGACGATTTAAGCTTCATATTCCACCCTGCTGCACAGGTTCAGTATCCTTTAGCTGTGATGCTCTCAGCAGGTTTTCAAAATTTCAAGTTATATTTTGTCAGCTTTCTCATCCCCATTGAGTTCTGCAagattaattctgatttttgtacgTATGGCATTAATCTTTTTGTACCAAGTTGACATTTGTGATGCCACACTCTTCATTAGATTCTACATCTTACCCAGGACCTGCATAATTTCATGCCTTCATCTATGCCTTCATATTGCTTTTGTCCTGCCTTTGCCCCCACCCTTATGCATCTAAAAGATATTGCCGGGGCTAGCCAGAACACTTCGCGTGCCTATGATATTTGCCTGTCTCATCACATTGAGGAGAGCAACAGATTGTTGTGGGTCAACCATTCACATCCATAACAGCTCCAGACCTAGGACCTTGCCTTAAAGACAATTTGGTGAAAAAGTTAGTGGCTATCCATTTGAACAATATATATTCCTTGATTCCATTTTAGAGCACTGATTGAGTTATCCATGACAGCAACAGTAGTCAACTTTGATGCTTTAATTGACAATGATATTTGTATAAATCAATATTTGTTATCTAATGTCTTCTATCAGGACATTGTATGCACAATGGGCACCTTCTGGGGAATCGAaatttggcaaattttttttttctctctcctcTGACCACATGCCTGATATTATGTGTATTTGAGTTGACATAAAATTATTTGTAAATTCTAGGAACAAATATTATCCGTATATGTACTCCCATTTAAAATATGATAATTTGAGACGGAAGTAATTGCAAAGTCTACTATTTCTTTTGTATGTTGACAATCCTTTTTTTGAACAGATTGCAGTGGTGACAGTTGCTTTTCCTGCAACACCTTTGCTGCTATCAAGGGTTCGGATTTGCATATCTGCTTCTCATACCAAAGAGGATTTATTGAGAGCATTGGAAGTATGTATATGGTCCTAGATCTTCTAATTTTTTCATGTTTCCATTCAGAGAGAAACTTTTGTCTGTTACTATTGTAATTGCATCTTTTGTTTTGAATGTAGAACCTCTGGGTGTTGTtcaatatgtaatgtccccttattgaAGTAggatttattaataataataataataaattaaaatataaaagaacaaaaataaaatttaatataattaaaatttagttaagtttaataaatggtcaaaaggcatgaaatgaaaagttgtgactccctgaaacatgagatataaaagggagagaagagaacttcatttgggaAAAGGGAAGGAGGAAGAGACTCAAATATTAAGCTTAGCCTAGCAATCAAATCCAGCGATCAAATATGTTTAATATTAGTTAAGGagcaaaaggaaaatttatgtAGACACCACCCTTGAAGAAAAGGTCACTGTCTAAGGAGACAACTCTTCAGCGAGAAGAGAAGCATATTTAAGGCGGGACATGATTGAAGGAAAAGGAGTGGGAAGAGAAAATAGTAATTCGGATCTGAAATAGTAAAAGGCATCTGATCAGAATTGAACATCTTCGGCAAACAATAAAAGAGGACATCAATCCAGATTGGGAAAAAGGTCATATCAAGGAATAAGTGCAAATTTAGATCAAACTCATAACAGAGCAGTCCTAGATCTATGATATTGAACTGATAAAAGCTTTGTTGACTATTTTTGTGAAGCAATCAGTCTCTGAGAAGAACATCAATAGATTCAAAGATCTGAAGCAACCGTTAAAGGAATACACATTCCAAACTGGCCTTAGATCATCAACTCCAAATAAGTTCAGTAATCAGTGAAAGAAGACAACGtctgttgtttgtaattagggctggcggattccaattgccttgggcgacattggaatccgcctaagggggCTAGCCCCTTCTCCAACATATAGGGCCAGGCCCTACACCTCTCGGCTTCTCCTAAAAGGTCCCCACGCTACACTCAAACCCAACACGCCACcatgatagggccgaccctatccacTTCgcataaaagaaattaaataaattaaaaggttCAATTTGCAAGGCAAGCTGACATGATTAGAAGTATTGCTACTTCTATAAATAAAGCATATACTTCACATAATAATCATTCATTCAGTTTTAAGTAAATGCGAAATATATCTTGAGGCAGCGAACTTCTTTAGAGGCAGCAGATCATAGCGAACTTCATTAAAAGGCAGCAGATCATCAGTCAGATCACAGCGAACTTCATTAAAGGCAGCAGGTTATCATTAAAGATAGTGAACTCCATTGAAGGCTCAAGCAAACCCCATAGAAGGACTGCGAACTAGTTGAAAGGTGCAGCTAACCCTTGTTATGCACAGCAAGTCAGATTAGAAGGACTGCAAATCATGATCTCTGTCAGTAAGCTAGTTGTGTAGACTTCTATGtcatcttccttgtgactgcaacatctatactccagataagtgtgtaattatcATTTGAATCTAtaaccataatcagatctgaggatcttttctggctgggtttttcctcctagaagGTTTTCCCAGTGTAACTGTGTCTTGTCTTTATGCATTCATTTTctttactatgcttaaatctggaaaacaaTAAATCTAA from Cryptomeria japonica chromosome 3, Sugi_1.0, whole genome shotgun sequence harbors:
- the LOC131070460 gene encoding long chain base biosynthesis protein 2d, with translation MVTIPYFTALTTYFSYGVLFVFGHMRDFFRSFCKSDQGTPEGYAPLCRDFEDFYTRRLYHRIQDCFNRPIASAPDAWIDVIERYSNDNNKTLFQTGKINRCLNLGSYNYLGFASADEYCTPQVIKSLKSFSPSTCSSRVDGGTTVLHNELETLIASFVGKPAAMVYGMGFATNSTSIPALIGKGGLIISDSLNHSSIVAGARASGSKVAVFQHNTPSHLEDVLRTAIAEGQPRTHRPWKKIIVVVEGIYSMEGELCKLPEIVAVCKKYKAYTYLDEAHSIGAVGKSGRGICELLGVDPANIDIMMGTFTKSFGSCGGYIAGSKDLIKYLKSVSPGHLYATAMTPPGVQQVISALKVILGEDGSNRGAQKLARIRENSNFFRAELQKMGCEVLGDHDSPVMPIMLYNPSKIPAFSRECFKRNIAVVTVAFPATPLLLSRVRICISASHTKEDLLRALEVISEVGDMVHVKYFPVEPEKQQQPKEEKKLC